A window from Euwallacea fornicatus isolate EFF26 chromosome 27, ASM4011564v1, whole genome shotgun sequence encodes these proteins:
- the LOC136347280 gene encoding HUWE1-associated protein modifying stress responses, with amino-acid sequence MNGEDDNECWLSNWEQQCSDAIETQPDYDQNLAQENELFQRKVWTSFQDSATAIAQLYRDRFTGEPGTIWVQFQTAAGTVTTLYKESCEGLKKITELGKQNGYQNRNKELLNWVKRKRRLIRREDLLTFLAGKPAPPRQVHHHHHGHHRLSPRPRNISPPPHHRDSTNNTPHLIDPNLHMFREALTNSRRSSPQAGTDLCTFIAGEMARHGAKRSASPNDVPMGSPTHPKRPKFM; translated from the exons ATGAATGGAGAAGACGACAACGAATGCTGGTTAAGCAACTGGGAACAGCAGTGCTCGGATGCCATTGAAACCCAACCCGATTACGATCAAAATTTAGCCCAGGAAAACGAACTTTTTCAGCGTAAAGTGTGGACCAGTTTTCAAGACTCAGCCACGGCCATAGCCCAGCTTTATAGAG aCCGATTTACTGGAGAACCTGGAACAATATGGGTGCAATTTCAAACAGCAGCTGGTACTGTTACCACTTTGTATAAAG aatcCTGTGAAGGTTTAAAGAAGATTACAGAATTAGGAAAGCAAAATGGTTACCAAAACCGTAATAAGGAATTGTTAAACTGggttaaaaggaaaagaagGTTAATTAGAAGGGAAGATCTACTTACATTTTTGGCAGGAAAACCGGCACCTCCTAGACAAGTTCACCACCATCACCATGGACATCATAG GTTGTCTCCACGTCCTCGCAACATTTCTCCCCCGCCTCACCACAGAGATTCGACGAATAATACACCTCACTTAATTGATCCTAACTTGCACATGTTCAGGGAGGCACTAACAAACTCACGACGATCCTCTCCTCAGGCAGGAACGGATTTGTGTACTTTTATAGCAGGCGAAATGGCGCGCCACGGCGCGAAACGTTCTGCTTCTCCCAATGACGTACCCATGGGTAGCCCTACGCATCCTAAAAGACCCAAATTTATGTGA